Within Desulfitobacterium chlororespirans DSM 11544, the genomic segment GCGGTTCATGTATAAAACAAAAGGTGAATCGTTGATTATGGATGAGGCTGGCGCTGCAAAAGGTGTCTATGCTTCAACCGGTGATGGCAAGACCCTTCAGATTAACGCTTCTTCAGTAATTGTGGCTACTGGTGGTTTTGCTGAGAATTTGGAGTATGTTGCAGAGAACGGTATCAATACAGAATATTATCATTATGAAGGGTTCCCAGGAAGTGATGGCAGCGGAAATCGCATGGTTGTGGAGGCCGGCGGAGCGAACAATCGACAGAATGCCGCCTATTTAAATATCCTGAGTATTAAGGGACTTCCAGGCTATTTCCAAAACGGAAAATTCTCTTTCTGGATTGGTGTTGCGGCCCCTTATGCCATCTGGGTCAACGAGAAAGGCCGGCGATTCGTAAATGAAGACTTTGCAGGAGAAAACCCAATGAGCATGGCCATCCCGGTAAGGTCTACCAAGAAAACATTCATTGTAATGGATCAGGCGCTGATGGATAAGTTCACTGACGGGGACGCTGAGGCAATAAAACAACTGCAGGATGGTTTGAATTCAGGTGAAATCGTTTCTGGTAATTCTGTTGATGAACTGGCTAAAGCTATGAACGTTGATCCGGCTAATTTAAATGAAACCTTTGAACGTTATAACGCATCTTGCAAGCAGCAAGATGACGCTGGTTTTGGTAAGGATCCTTCTGCACTTATCTCTTTCAACCCGGGTTCGCTCTATGGGCTACATGTAGGGTATAGTATTACCGCAGCGATCGGCTCAATCAAGACGGACAATAATTTCAATGCAATAGACACAAAGGGAAACCCTATAAAAGGTTTGTATGTAGTCGGGATAGAGGGTACTATGCTTTGGGCAAATATGTACACCTTCAAAGTTGGTGGTACTTGCAATGGTAATAATATAAACTCTGGACGTACCGCTGCTAAGAACGCATTAGCTCTGATGACTCACTAATGGCTGACTAAAGAAAAACCGTTTTCAAACAAGACTTGGAAACGGTTTTTCTTTAGTTAGCGTCAAAGCGGTTTATTGAGGAATTGCTGAAGGGGTTGTTTTTGCCTCTGAGAAGGATATTTATTCATTGCGGAGAAGTCACATAAGAAGGTAGTAAGGCTCAGTGAACAGGTTCGTATTTCGATGCGGGGGTTACGAATGAAATGTGTATCTATAGCTATCATTGCAATGGTGTTGCTGCTCGGCGGCTGCGGCCAGCATGTGATTATTGACTGGGTAGACTTTGTTCAACTCAATGACATCCATGATCTGCATGATGACGGCAATGAGCTTTTCGAGCTGAAAGTGTACTCAGATAAACCCATTTATAAAAGCACAGATAAGATTCGTATTTGGGCAACCCTGAAATACGTTGGAAGTGCTCGAGAGATCACCCTTTGGCATGGTGATTCAGGCATTTTGTTCTATATCTCTGATGGCAATGAACTTGAGATCGGAGGAATTAAGCTTCCCATACAGACCGCCACAACTTTAAAGAGAGATAAACTCTATACTTACGATTGTCAACTCTATGTTGACGGTGATGAGCCAATTGTAGACTATTGGCGAGAACTTAGTCCGGCGAAAGGCTTATTTTTGCCTAAAGGAGAATATGAGGTCAAAGCCGTTGGAGATTTCTCATTAAATGAAGGAGATATAAACCCCATAAGTATCTCCGATAAAATAACGATTAAGGTTGTCGAATAGGAATTAATACTTATATTAGTCAGGAGGGGAGACCATGAGAAATTTTAATAAGCTCACAGTAGCAGTAATCCTAGCTATGGTCCTTGTTTTTGGGTATTATTTTGCAGGGGATTATAGGGCTACCCCACTTGCAGCGGCCAAAGCTCATTCAGATGTAGGCAAGAATGCGAAGCCTCTTGGCGATGTGGATTTCGGCTGGAGTAAGGTTTACATCCTTGATACAGATAAGGGACCCAGGACAGTTATTTCAATCAAATCTTCGCTCTTGTGGAAGGCTCCAGTTGCTGTCCACATCGAAAAATCAACTGATCCGATAGAAACTGTGGGCTGGATGAGTTATACAGACAAGAGAGGGCAGGCGGCAGTTTTGGCAGTTGAGACAACTGATCCTCAAATTGCCTTTATCGAAGCCGGGCCAAAGGACGATAGAGTAAGAAAAGAAATTACGGAAGGAAGCCCAGCAATCTTTTCCTGGCATAAGGCTATTCAAGCGAATAATGAATTAAATGCGATAGCTTTATCAGCAGAGGGGAATACGCTTTACGAATATAGGTATCCCAAGAATACGAATGTTTTTCGGAGTGAGGAGTTTAAGTGGTACTCAGTAGATGGGGATCAGTGAACAATGGAGAGCTATTTTAGATGCTGCAACCAATGAAGTCATTGGATTGACATTGAGCTAAAAAGCAGTGTTTCTTTGTGGGTGGAACATAAGGGCTATGTTTTTCAAGGTTGAAAACATAGCCCTTGACTGAGGCTGATACAGCTTTACGAAGAGTACGGACAAACTTTTCTGACGGAGAGAGCATGTCAAATTGGTCACTGGTGACCAATTTGACATGCTCCCAGACCGCCCTCGGGTTGAAATCCATCGGTAAAATCATTGGCTTTTACCGTTAGAAAAGCGCCTGTAATTCCGTCTAACTATCTAGGTCAGAATTAACCTTAGGTTCCGAAATCCAATCAAAGGAGAATCTTTTATGTTTAAATTAACGAAAAAAGCATTGCTTGTCTTTACAGTAATAACATTCACCTTAATCGTTACTGTCGGGTGTTCTGCTCAGAGCAACCCTCCGCAGCCGAATAGCGGGTTACAAGAACAATCACCCTCATCTGAACCCCAGTCACAGAATAATCCTGAGCAAACAGCACCAGATTCTCAGATAACAAACCCGCCGTCTTCCCCGAATCAAACAGATCCCAGTCAGGCTTTATTAGTGAGTATAAGGCAGCTGGCTGAAAAAGGGAAAGTTATCAATAGTGATTTCGCGGCGAAACTAACGGTCATTGAAGATGTAGAGAAAAAATGGGGTAAGCCTGATAGCGTCGATTGGGTTGCCGCTGCCAAAGGAAACTATGCGACTTACGCTGACCATGCCATGGTTTTCGGCTTTAACAAAGGGTCCCAGATTTTCGAGGTTCGATCTTTTGATAAACAATTACCAGAAATTACTCTTTCCAAAGTAAAGAATAGTTTTGGGACACCTGCCTACACAGCTACAGTAGGAGGAGAGGACATCATTGGCTATACTGCAGGAGAAGAGTTTAAGATCTTGCTTGTTTTCCCAAAGGCAACCAGTGCAAATCCAGACCCGGCCTTAGATCATTATTCGGTACTCTATCCTCAAGGAACCGTCAACTCCATGGCAGATGATCCAGGGAGGCAATGGTAGAAAGCGGAGGATATTATGAATGAATTGTTTTCCATAGGAGAAATTTCTAAGCTTTTTAATATAGATGTTCGTCTCCTTCGTCATTACGATAAGATTGCTTTATTAAAGCCCGAATTCGTCAACGAAGAAAACGGATACCGTTATTATTCCACACGTCAATTTGAGTGTTTGAATACCATTCATTATCTTCGCTCTTTAAATATGCCTCTGCCAAAAATCCGTGAGTTTTTGGAAAATCGTGATGATAAGAAAATACTTAAAATTCTCAGGGAGCAAAAACGGCAAGTGGAAGAAGAACGCAAAGAACTGGATCGAATCGAAAAGAAAATTGAAAACAGGTTACTGCAGATTGAAGATGCCTTTCAGAGCGAATTCGATAAAATAGAAGAGCGTACCCTAAAGGAGAGGAAAATAGCTGTACTAAAAAAAGAGCTTGCTATTTCGGACGATCTGGAACAACCGATCCGTGAATTGGCAAAACGCAACTCTCTCCACGCTGTGATGTTTCTTGGCAAAGTAGGCGTTTCCATTTCAAGCGTCAATCTGCAAAGAGGCAATTTCGATAAATTTTCGGCCGTTTTTGTCGTCATTGAACCGGAGGATAACTGCCAGAAAAACTTATCGTGCCTGCCGGGGGGCAATTACCTGACACTGCGCTTCCAAGGCACCCATCCAGACGCGGAGGCTTCCTATATCAAAATGCTTCAATATATGAAAGAAAAGGGGTATGAGCTGGCAGGAGATTCCCTTGAATTTGCCTTAATCGATTATGGCCTGACCAATGATCCCTCGAAATTCATCACCGAGCTTCAGATTCCATATAAAAAACCTTGACCCTCCAACTATTGGAGGGTTTATTATTTTACCATGAAGGAGGTTTTGTTGTGATAGGTACTATTGTCAATACCCTTGCTATTCTGGTTGGGAGTATGATGGGCGGCAGCATCAAAAAAGGCATCGGGGAAAAATATCAAAACGCATTGTATAACGCTATGGGGCTTGCTGCATGTGGCTTAGGAATCAACGCGATTGTCCAAAGCATGCCTAAAAGCACTTTTCCCGTCTTGTTCATCATCAGTTTAGCAATTGGCAGTCTTGTCGGCTCGCTTATAAATTTGAATGACCGGTTTGAAAGGTTCACAAAACGTTTCTCCAAAGGGAATTTGAGCCAAGGACTCTCCACCGCCATATTGTTGTTCTGCGTCGGAACGTTATCTATCTTAGGGCCTATGGAAAGTGCACTTCATGACAACCATACTTATTTATATACCAATGCGACCTTGGATTTCGTTACATCACTGGTTTTAGCTTCTGCTTATGGCATTGGAATTGCTTTATCCGCGGCAGTATTGTTTTTATGGCAAGGCAGTATCTATTTTCTTTCAGGATATTTATCCTCTTTTCTGACTGCTGAGTTACTCAATGAAGTCTCTCTAATCGGCGGATTCCTGATTTTGAGCTCCGGGCTATCCATTTTGAAAATCAAGGATTGCAATGCGCTGAATATGCTGCCCGCATTATTTGTACCGATTGTGTGGTTTATTATAAAAGCAATACTATAAATTTCAAAGGAGCTTATTATTAATTTTTGTCATGTACCAGCGGTTTTTCAAACATTGACCTCTTCCATTAAATTGATCCAACAGCTAAATCAGTCTGGATGGTATAATTAAATCATCGGGAGGAAAAAAGAAAAATAAGATTTCTCTGAGAACAGTTGGAAGAAGCATACATTATGGGTAAGGCAAAAGAAAGCGACTGGCAAACCCTTGAAAATGAAAAAATTATCTTGTATAATACCCCCTCTGCAAAACCATTTTTTTAAACAACATGACACAAGATGAATGAAACAGGTTTTGCAGAGAATAAGGTAAAAGCCAGCATTTTAGTGGAGCAAATTTCCGCTGAATGCTGGTTTTATACCAACTCTGATCCATTAATTTCGCCCAGGAGGTGAGCACAATCAATAAGATTCTGATCGTGGAAGATGATCTAGCCTTGAGCGAAGGAATCGTTCTGGCCTTCAAAGACAATAATTTTGCCTTTGTGCAGACCCGGAACTTGACTGAAGCCAGGCAAGCGGTCCGGAGCACTTCCTTTCAGCTGTTGATCCTGGATCTGAACCTGCCTGATGGCAACGGGCTGGATTTTCTTAAAGAACTGCGCAGAACTTCGGCTGTTCCCGTCATCATCCTCACCGCCAATGACCTGGAAACCGATGTGGTCAGGGGTCTGGAACTGGGAGCGGACGACTACATCACCAAACCCTTCAGCCTGATGATCCTGCGGGCCAGGGTCAACGCCAGACTGAGAAACGCTCATCCCTCAACCGGCGACACGGTGGAGATTGAAGGGTTTTGCTTTTCCTTTGCCAAAATGGAGTTTGCCAAGGACGGTGTTCCCATTGAGCTGAGCAAAACAGAGCAAAAGCTGCTGATCCTGTTGCTGGAAAACCGCGGGCAGACCTTGACCCGGGCCCAGCTGGTGGATGCCATCTGGACGGAGGGTGCCGAATATGTGGATGAAAACGCCCTCTCGGTAACAGTAAACCGTCTGCGCAATAAACTGGAGGACCTGCCGTCCTCACCTCGTTTCATCAAGACCGTTTATGGTATCGGTTACACCTGGGCGGTGCCCTGATATGGATATGTGGATTTGGGCAGCGGGGGCAGCCGCTGTTGCTGTAACTGTGACTGCCCTGGCAGCTAGTGTAATCTTCTGGCAGCGGAGAAAAACGCGGCGGATTATGGACTCCCTGAATACCATGCTGGATAGGGCCATCGAGGGCAGCTTTACCGAGACCGCTTTCGATGAATCCCTCTTGTCGGCCACGGAAGCCAAAATGGCTCGTTTCTTAGGGGTGTGCCAGGTGTCTTCCCAAAGCCTGGCTGCGGAAAAGGATAAAATAAAGGGCCTGATCGCGGACATTTCCCATCAGACCAAGACACCCATCGCCAACCTTCTCTTGTATTCCCAGCTGCTTGAGGAGCATGAGCTGCCGGAGGAAGGTGCCCTCTGCGTCAAGGCGCTGTCTGCTCAGGCCCAAAAGCTGGATTTTCTGATCGGTGCTCTGGTGAAAGCATCCCGTCTGGAAACCGGAATCATTGCGGTAACCCCCCGGCAGGGTGAGGTGCAAGACTTGATTGCGGCGGCCATAGCCCAAATCAGATTAAAAGCGGAGGAGAAAGGGATAGGAATTGAAGCAGAGAAGGCAGCGGGTACGGCCTATTACGATCCCAAATGGACCGCCGAGGCGCTATACAACATTCTGGATAATGGGGTGAAATACTCTCCCCCCCAAAGCCTGATCCGCATCCGGGCTATCCCCTATGAGCTCTTTTACCGGATTGATATCTCTGATCAAGGGATGGGCATAGCTGAGGCAGAACAAAGCCAAATCTTTGCCCGCTTTTACCGTTCACCGGCAGTAAGCGGACAAGAGGGCGTGGGGCTGGGTTTGTTTCTGGCCAGGGAAATT encodes:
- a CDS encoding YjgB family protein, with the translated sequence MFKLTKKALLVFTVITFTLIVTVGCSAQSNPPQPNSGLQEQSPSSEPQSQNNPEQTAPDSQITNPPSSPNQTDPSQALLVSIRQLAEKGKVINSDFAAKLTVIEDVEKKWGKPDSVDWVAAAKGNYATYADHAMVFGFNKGSQIFEVRSFDKQLPEITLSKVKNSFGTPAYTATVGGEDIIGYTAGEEFKILLVFPKATSANPDPALDHYSVLYPQGTVNSMADDPGRQW
- a CDS encoding sensor histidine kinase, giving the protein MDMWIWAAGAAAVAVTVTALAASVIFWQRRKTRRIMDSLNTMLDRAIEGSFTETAFDESLLSATEAKMARFLGVCQVSSQSLAAEKDKIKGLIADISHQTKTPIANLLLYSQLLEEHELPEEGALCVKALSAQAQKLDFLIGALVKASRLETGIIAVTPRQGEVQDLIAAAIAQIRLKAEEKGIGIEAEKAAGTAYYDPKWTAEALYNILDNGVKYSPPQSLIRIRAIPYELFYRIDISDQGMGIAEAEQSQIFARFYRSPAVSGQEGVGLGLFLAREILAAGGGYIKVSSKPGQGAVFSVFLPTEER
- a CDS encoding FAD-dependent oxidoreductase encodes the protein MNEEIKGVSRRTFLKGAVGVAGVTALGLSGCTSNVQTESTGTTKKAFKADEVISCDIVIIGVGASGLAAAVEAGEAGAKVVCIEGQSTAGGGARGVEGCFAVGSRMQKEQGIKIPSLGKLVREELETGQFRSSGEGYIDLIKNSGENLDWLLDHGVKFGEIGSGDKSNPHPNQVFHYYESGAGAQDYVVPMLAAAEKAGVRFMYKTKGESLIMDEAGAAKGVYASTGDGKTLQINASSVIVATGGFAENLEYVAENGINTEYYHYEGFPGSDGSGNRMVVEAGGANNRQNAAYLNILSIKGLPGYFQNGKFSFWIGVAAPYAIWVNEKGRRFVNEDFAGENPMSMAIPVRSTKKTFIVMDQALMDKFTDGDAEAIKQLQDGLNSGEIVSGNSVDELAKAMNVDPANLNETFERYNASCKQQDDAGFGKDPSALISFNPGSLYGLHVGYSITAAIGSIKTDNNFNAIDTKGNPIKGLYVVGIEGTMLWANMYTFKVGGTCNGNNINSGRTAAKNALALMTH
- a CDS encoding response regulator transcription factor, translating into MSTINKILIVEDDLALSEGIVLAFKDNNFAFVQTRNLTEARQAVRSTSFQLLILDLNLPDGNGLDFLKELRRTSAVPVIILTANDLETDVVRGLELGADDYITKPFSLMILRARVNARLRNAHPSTGDTVEIEGFCFSFAKMEFAKDGVPIELSKTEQKLLILLLENRGQTLTRAQLVDAIWTEGAEYVDENALSVTVNRLRNKLEDLPSSPRFIKTVYGIGYTWAVP
- a CDS encoding MerR family transcriptional regulator; the encoded protein is MNELFSIGEISKLFNIDVRLLRHYDKIALLKPEFVNEENGYRYYSTRQFECLNTIHYLRSLNMPLPKIREFLENRDDKKILKILREQKRQVEEERKELDRIEKKIENRLLQIEDAFQSEFDKIEERTLKERKIAVLKKELAISDDLEQPIRELAKRNSLHAVMFLGKVGVSISSVNLQRGNFDKFSAVFVVIEPEDNCQKNLSCLPGGNYLTLRFQGTHPDAEASYIKMLQYMKEKGYELAGDSLEFALIDYGLTNDPSKFITELQIPYKKP
- a CDS encoding DUF554 domain-containing protein, yielding MIGTIVNTLAILVGSMMGGSIKKGIGEKYQNALYNAMGLAACGLGINAIVQSMPKSTFPVLFIISLAIGSLVGSLINLNDRFERFTKRFSKGNLSQGLSTAILLFCVGTLSILGPMESALHDNHTYLYTNATLDFVTSLVLASAYGIGIALSAAVLFLWQGSIYFLSGYLSSFLTAELLNEVSLIGGFLILSSGLSILKIKDCNALNMLPALFVPIVWFIIKAIL